One genomic window of Cyprinus carpio isolate SPL01 chromosome B8, ASM1834038v1, whole genome shotgun sequence includes the following:
- the LOC109094423 gene encoding probable ATP-dependent RNA helicase DDX20, protein MAASMNAAHELQYRSRTEDVLISGGVEFSSLLLSKPVLEGLSASGFQRPSPIQLKAIPLGRCGLDLIVQAKSGTGKTCVFTTIALDSLILENTTTQVLVLAPTREIAVQIHAVVMAIGSAMEGLECHVFIGGRPVSQDKLHLKKCHIAIGSPGRIKQLIEMGVLTTSSIRLFVLDEADKLLEDDSSSSFQEQINWIFSSLPANKQMLALSATYPESLAKYLSRYMREPTFVRLNPTDPGLLGLKQYYKIVPSHSLPHKVFEEKVQSLLELFSKIPFNQALVFSNLHTRAQHLADILSSKGLPAVCISGELHLDQRLEAMWKLKQYQCRVLISTDLTSRGIDAEKVNLVINLDVPQDWETYMHRIGRAGRFGTLGVAVTYCCHGEEENKMMAIAQKCSLNLIHLPDPIPPGIMEEACDWDVIIEPPSKPTQKIPDIPKPEKKKQSKSEKPTSKPSREPHISTVIPERTTGDKSYRGAETKVKKHSPKPGRPKPIQSTTDLQHDSTLTQNEQNDTLPKIPPLSSFKLHARKAMTFSEAVADYENFITEGLGRSVEIIRQYEGFNRSRDAVNGLHNDHDDGDDNDKAYKSYAIEESYSHQDLPPPQEVSEMSTEQKTRSVLSDDSSSECEMEEENESSSSVPTPSSHHTPALPDKRVSELKESSVPSARVSQQTSRNKQRPSKPQSQNPANHHSLSQKHRPASSRKAASAGHKGRKRESDELEEEVAGQDYWSSYRAWVEYYNSYYHCSPYNWMTAFYMNSVYIKEMMKH, encoded by the exons ATGGCGGCATCCATGAACGCAGCGCACGAGCTGCAATACAGATCCCGGACAGAAGATGTACTGATTAGCGGGGGTGTCGAATTCAGCTCGTTACTCCTCTCAAAACCTGTGCTTGAGGGGTTATCTGCCTCTGGCTTTCAGAGACCGTCCCCTATCCAGCTGAAAGCAATCCCGCTGGGAAGATGTGGACTCG ATCTTATTGTTCAAGCCAAGTCTGGCACAGGAAAAACCTGTGTGTTCACCACCATCGCTTTGGACTCTCTTATATTGGAAAACACAACCACACAG GTGCTGGTTTTGGCCCCCACTCGGGAGATTGCAGTGCAGATTCATGCTGTTGTTATGGCTATAGGCAGTGCTATGGAGGGCTTGGAGTGTCATGTGTTCATTGGTGGCCGCCCTGTCAGTCAAGACAAACTGCACCTGAAGAAATGCCACATTGCCATTGGTTCACCAG gTCGTATTAAGCAGCTTATTGAGATGGGCGTCCTGACTACATCCTCCATTCGCTTGTTTGTTTTGGATGAGGCTGATAAGCTGCTGGAGgatgacagcagcagcagctttcaGGAGCAGATCAA CTGGATCTTCTCTTCTTtaccagcaaacaaacaaatgttggCCCTCTCTGCCACCTACCCAGAATCTTTAGCAAAATATCTGTCGAGATACATGAGAGAGCCGACGTTTGTGCGACTGAACCCGACAGACCCTGGACTCCTTG GGCTGAAGCAATACTATAAAATCGTGCCGTCTCATTCATTACCTCATAAAGTCTTTGAGGAGAAGGTTCAGAGTCTCCTTGAACTCTTCAGCAAAATCCCATTTAACCAAGCGCTGGTATTCTCAAACCTCCATACAAG AGCTCAGCACCTGGCTGATATCCTCTCCTCTAAAGGTTTGCCTGCGGTCTGCATCTCAGGTGAGCTTCACCTTGA TCAGCGGTTAGAGGCGATGTGGAAGCTGAAACAGTATCAGTGTCGAGTTTTAATATCCACTGATCTG ACCTCACGTGGTATTGATGCTGAGAAGGTGAACTTGGTGATTAATCTGGATGTTCCTCAGGACTGGGAGACCTACATGCACCGTATTGGTCGTGCTGGACGATTTG GCACTCTGGGGGTTGCTGTGACCTACTGTTGCCATGGAGAGGAGGAGAACAAAATGATGGCCATCGCTCAGAAATGTTCTCTGAATCTCATTCATTTACCAG ATCCAATCCCTCCAGGGATCATGGAAGAGGCTTGTGACTGGGATGTGATAATTGAACCACCTTCAAAACCCACTCAGAAAATTCCTGACATTCCCAAACCAGAGAAGAAGAAACAATCAAAATCTGAAAAGCCGACATCGAAACCCTCCAGAGAGCCTCACATCTCGACAGTCATCCCAGAAAGGACAACAGGTGATAAATCCTACAGAGGAGCTGAAACCAAGGTTAAAAAGCACTCTCCCAAACCTGGGAGGCCAAAACCAATACAGTCTACTACAGACCTCCAGCATGACTCGACTCTTACTCAAAATGAACAGAATGACACCCTTCCCAAAATTCCTCCACTATCGTCTTTTAAGTTGCATGCACGGAAAGCTATGACTTTCAGTGAGGCTGTGGCAGATTATGAGAATTTCATAACAGAAGGTCTGGGAAGATCTGTGGAAATCATTCGCCAATATGAAGGATTCAACAGAAGTCGAGATGCAGTTAATGGATTGCATAATGATCACGATGATGGGGATGATAATGATAAGGCTTATAAATCATATGCTATAGAAGAATCGTACTCCCATCAAGATCTTCCTCCACCACAGGAGGTTTCAGAGATGTCCACTGAGCAGAAGACTCGTTCTGTGTTATCTGATGATTCTTCTTCAGAGTGCGAGATGGAGGAGGAGAATGAATCAAGCTCTTCTGTCCCCACTCCGTCTTCACATCACACACCTGCTCTTCCAGACAAGAGAGTCTCAGAGTTGAAAGAATCCTCTGTACCTTCAGCCAGAGTATCACAACAGACTAGCAGAAACAAGCAAAGGCCTAGTAAACCTCAATCCCAGAATCCTGCTAACCACCACAGCCTTTCCCAGAAACACCGGCCGGCCTCCAGCAGGAAGGCTGCCTCGGCAGGACACaagggaagaaaaagagagagtgatgAACTGGAAGAGGAAGTGGCCGGGCAAGATTATTGGAGCTCATACAGAGCCTGGGTTGAATATTACAATTCATATTATCACTGCTCACCCTATAACTGGATGACTGCGTTTTATATGAATTCTGTCTACATAAAAGAAATGATGAAGCACTAA